The Venturia canescens isolate UGA chromosome 10, ASM1945775v1, whole genome shotgun sequence genome segment gtaatttttctctcattacCGATTCAAATGAACTTTTACAAGAGATCCGAGTACGAAATTGTCAATTTCTATGAAATTGCCTTCCAAAAAAGCTTTGAATAATTCGTTCGTTTTCTCAACCTCACCGGTTTCAGCCATTGCATCTAGAACTCTTTTTATCATCCGTTTCAAACCTGGCGAGAAATTTTGCGGCAGGGTCGTCCTCGCCGAATCTCTGACAGAAGTTATAGCATctgcaaaaattcgaggttttctTGGACCTTTTCCCCAACAGACGTAAGAATATCAAAAGAAAGCACATGAAAGCTTACCATCAAGACGACCACTTtttataagaagcgctgcgaaATCGGTAACCTTCTGAATGTCGAAAACGATGTCAGCATTTGCGTCTTTGCTTTTATTTCTCCACTTTTCGGTCATTTCCAAATCACCAGCTGAACAGAATACGTCCGATATTTGGGCGTAAAGGGCCGgcgtgaaagaaaaattgcacGCCTCTAGTTGCTATTTTGAAGGGAAAAAAGacacaaatttgaaaatgttcgactgttcatttttgaaaaacggaATCTAGTcccgaaaaaacgatgaaaagtgATCGAAACCTctgtaacttttttcaaacccTCGACATCATGTTTCTCTAACACCTCACGAAGCTCGCGTCTTTTGACAACGAATGTTGATTGTCTCTCGGATAGATTATGCACGCTGTTCTGCAATGAAATTATCAATTAACTTACAGTTGGATCATTCTCATTTCGTAATAAATTAAGCCATATTTGTATTCTCTATTTAGGATTCAACGATTTTGATTCCATTCTTTGTATGATTGattctcaaatattttgttttcaacgCTTTTTCAATTATATACTTACGAAGTCTGCCCTCGATGCGAGCTCTGTCAAATCAGCAAGGGGTGTAGGTGTGAGCGTACCGGAAGTGAGTTTATCGATTTTTGCATCCATTTCGGAATCGCTTTTCGCATCACAGTATTCACGTAACTTTTGGCCTATTTCTGGCGACATACTCAAACCGACTTTAATCATGTTATCTACGACCTGCAAGGAGTAAAATCATTTCAGTGAGGCTAAAAAATTATGAGCATCAAGATTCTACAGGGGAAAATGCTTTCGCCGAAGTCTATTCTCAGGATCAGAAATAATTACGGTAACGAAATTGTTAAGGAGTTCAAGAACCACAAATATAAATACCGTTAATTTCATTTCGCAAATTGCAAAAGCAactaaatgaaaatatcaataatttttacaaataCTTATCAATAATGACGaaaacgatgagaaaaaaaaaacatctcgACGCATATTCACCTTTTGGATGACGTCATACTTTTCCTTGGGAAGAAGAGTCAGTAACGTATCAACTGCACAATTTACGACGTCAATAGGCGTACTGTTTTTGTTTTCGGATTCGGTCAAAATTCGCAAGATAACGGCAAAAGCTTGTCCATCGGATGTTTCTATAATAGACTCGGCGAGGATTCGGTAAAACTTTTGTGGATCATATTTCGCAGTGTATGCGAGCATGAAACCAGCAGTTTTGCGTGGTTTACCATCATAAAGCATTCTAAGAGCGATGCCCGTGACGAGGACTTCGTACGGAATATTGTATTCTTGCAAAGAAGAGAGGATGTCATCCCATTTTCCAAGGGTGAATGGTAAAATGAAATCTCTGACTGTTTCGACATTAGGTGTAATGTTGAATTTATTCGACATGATTTTAACGATGTCGAGAATTCCTTCGTAGTTGTTTACCCCTCCATAATACGCGAGCATGGGCCAAAAATAATGTTGTCTCGTTTCGCCACCATTTCTTTTCCATCCTTCCATCAGAGCGATACTCATGTCTACATCATTAATTGCGAGACTCCGTTGCAGGGCGATTGAAAATGCTTGAGTGTTCGATCCGTCGCGTTGCATAGTTTCGCACGCTTCTATCACAACTTCGGGAGGAAATTTCGCGTTAACTAATTTTCGTATTAGAAACGATCCGCTCTCATAGTCGACCGACATATCTTTCTcaactctttttatttttttaaatgttttcaagATTTGCAACGCTGTTTCAACGTTTTCCATGtccaatattttcaatatcgctTGGACCGCATCAACGTTGTAATTCGGACCCTTCGGCATCAACGCCAATATTTCCTCTACCTTTCCCGTGTGCTCGTTTTTTACCAAGGTTTGAATCAACTCGAAATAATCGTTGTCTGTAAAAAACATATTTCTCTTTCCGCATTCGTCCAATGTCTGTTTTATCGCTGCCATGTCTCCCCTTTTTCCATAAGCTTTTATCAACGATTTGTACGTCGTTGAACTTGGTTCTATCCCTGCCTCTTTCATTACGTTCACTACGTTTTTGGCGCTCTCCAGATCACTGAAAAGTTATCatcgttatatttttcaaaataaatcaaTCATTATTTGATAATCACTATAATATCCACCCCTGGCTGGTAGAACTCGAATTTGTCTCAAGTATGAATGCATACCACAATTCgtcttgaaataaattttaagtttttgtagatttttaatgcttcgaaaaattcttttatctCATTTGCAATATggttttataaaaattattgattttttcactgtcacttggttttttttctcacaaaatTAACAGCGaattttatcattgaaaattatcATTATGTGTTATCATAGAATAATGAGAATAAAGTTTTATATATTGGTTGATATTCACAATGAATTATCATCTACATAACGAAATTGCATACCCTGCTTCCGAGTGTCCAGTTATAAGAGCACCGAAAATGGCCTCGTCGAGCGGAATTCCTTTCTGGTTCATAGATTCCAATATTTCTGTGGCTCCGTCAATTTTGCCTCTGTTACAATGATAGAGTATCAATCGCCTGTATGTTAATTTGTTGGGTTCGACTCCGTTCTTATTCATTGTCGCTAAAAAGGCAGTTGGTGAAAACTCGTGATCATTGTCCAAGTAAACCCTGAGCATCGCATTGTAGTGTTGAACGTCAAGAGGGACTTCTGCATTGAttgaataacaataaaaaatcatcagtTGTAGTGTGACATTAAGTAGAGTTTAAAGATGACTTAATAATTTGGATCATTGGAACCCATGGTCAATAaacaaatgaatgaaaaataatatactcAGAGTTTCTAGAGTGCCCCATATTTTGTTGGCAAGTTTTGTTCTTTCTCCTTGAGGGGTGTCACAAACTAAGTTACCGCAACAACGAATTAAGAGTAAAGCATCTAAACTGCTTATGTAGCCTGCAATTTGGGAAATACATAATATTTGTAAAtgtgagaataaaataaacataaataCAATAAAATGAGGCAAAGATTTTTAACTGAATAAAAGCTCACCTATTTCCTGAATTTTAGATAAAACTTCTTCAACTTCAATGCTAAATATCCGACCATAGCGTTGAATTTTGTTGTccaattcttgaaaaatgtggTCGAAACTCTGAGCATTTCCTTGCTGTTGTATCGCCGGTTTCGTTGCGTAACTTCTGCAAGGGAAACGGAAGAAAGACGAATAGAAATTCACGTTGTCTGTAACGTTTCAGTGGTCtaataaaaaatagtcgataaagttgaaaataagCACAAGAATATTAACGCACTTCGTTAAATAAGAATGGGCACACTGTGCGAGCTGAAGCtcgaaacgttttttattcGCAATAGCACTGCTGTCATGAGAAATGATTCTCCGAGTAAAGACATTTAAACAACGAATATATCTCGAAGATCTTAGAATCGTTGTCATTTTGcgattctttgtttttttttaacgtatcACTTTaatgaaacgttttttcacaccGGAATGAGAGAACTCGATAGATCTCTCCGGAAAATGGCGACGAGTACACGTGAATCTCTCGACCCTCTCGACCGCGAAATAGCAGCTACTACGAGGAAAGGAAACAACTACTTTTGGCATAtagggaattttttttcccgaaaaatTCGAGGAGGGCTTGCTACTCTAAGGAGAAATGACTTTTTCGCGCGACATTTGAATGTATCGCGCGACATTGAAGTACATTCGGCTATAGAGAGACTGTCCCttaaaaaaaacccaaaaaaaatattaacaatttgcctgatctatttttttctcatttcataATTCGTAAATTACGATCTctcgattattattgttgacCATAAATAAATTATGGAAGCATTTACAAAGGCTATTGCGACTACGACGCTTCATCGCTTTGTTTTGTTTCTGTATACGCCGGTCAATCAAGGGACTTCGTGGTGGCGAGGAGGTTGGGGCGTATAGATGTAAATAATTCTATCCGAGTTTACTGTTTACTGAGCCCTCTTGTCGGAACCTATACGTCAATATAAACCTGATAAAATGAAACttgtaaaaaattcaagtcTCTTGCTACATATGTCACGATACTCGTATTTTCAACATTCCATAATTTCTAATATGCAagattaagagtatggatcgtcgactaacctcacttggaatttttgaaattgaaattctctgacacggtttgaccgattaaaaaaaggctctgtcagcctacgcagaacgatggcaaaaatcgactgacagagcttttttttaatcggtcaaactgtgtcaaagaattttgatttcgaaatttgcagctatctctctcgcgctcacggttgcgatgtaccgactgatccatcctcttaatgcGTTTGTATTAACAAAAGTAGAAAAGCCAATTTGTCTAATTGCAgctgtgaataaaaaattatgaaaacaatatttcataCAACATTTTCCGCGAGTCATAAATAAATCAAATCCATGTACCACCACACCATCGGAgttcgcaattttttatttcctgcaaaattcaaacattCCAGTGTCTCTATCTTCTGTTTTAAAATTGAACTAAGTAAGTCACGGGTTTTCTTTTATAAGCACGGGAGGCACGGGAGAATGAATATCCCTGGGAGaccggaaatgacataactcgaaaTGCTTATTGGGCGGTGGAGAGGCATGACGGTCCAATGAGAATGCGCAGATCTTTCTTCTCTGCCAGCACAGGCTCACAAGGCATGAGTTCCCATCCGTGCATGGGTGATGTGCGGTCGTAAATGTGTGTGTATGGgttcgtgtttttttctttcggagTACAATTCTCAACCGTTCGAGAACTAGCTGTTAATTGTTCGAGTTTAGATAGAGAAAGGACAATTTGTGTTGCGAGTGAGTAGTAGCAAAGTGTTGCGAATAAAGAGTGAACCTTCTTAAGAGGAAGTGTCATCAAATCAGTGTGTAATAAAATCGTGAATAAGTCAAAATCTCTGTAGATTTTTCTTCAGTGTTAAAGTTTCGATAGAGAGGCTGCGTGAAATTCTGGTGACTGTTCTGTAGACAACATTTTGGGGCCCCGCATGCgtgataaaaaaagagaacaagaatacgaagaaagaagaaagcaGAATAAAAAAGAGTTGTACCTATCGACTTGAGTGGAAAAGAGAAGAGGGAGGggggagaaagagcgagacgaGATGTTTCGTTCGGATCGAGTCTGAAGCTCTCGCGGTCTCGGCTCGCGGTGACTCGATATACGATCGAAACGCGCATCGTATAATCCTTTGAAACACCCTAAGCGAAAAACGTTTTGTGCTTTTTAAgtaagagtgagaaagatCGAGGATTTATcccaacacacacacacacacacatatacataaactatatgtgtgtataaatatatatatatatatgtatacatatttaacccatccatacatatatattgtcTCGATATCAAACCGCGCACACGGAGCGAAAGAAAGCCCCGAAGTTTAGCTGTAATGGCCGCCGTGTCATGAAATGAAGGTACCGAGCCAGTGTTGCGGTTCCATAATGGAGGATAACTCCAGTTCGCAATCGCAAAATCACAACGGTCCATTGTCCGGTGGTGCGAACGTAACTGTTACGAATAACAAACAACAAAACAGCGACAACGTCAGTAGCGAAGGTGCCAAGGATCAGGGACCACAATACTCTATGCCTGGTATTCTGCACTTTATTCAACACGAGTGGGCCCGCTTCGAGCTTGACAGATCTCAATGGGAACTCGACAGAGCCGAATTTCaggtattttttatttctttttcctcaaTCCTTGTCTCTTTGCCtcttccctctcgctctttctttctttcttttcgttctttatctttacatatttttttccaacaaaccCACGATTGTGGGTGTagcttttctctttttaattgaaaatttcttctttcctatttttgacgtttgaacttttttttcccaatcgaATTTTAATTGCTTCATATTTCCGATCGATTATGCGATGTCGTAgctcatatatgtatatgggcACACATTTCTATACTTCCTCGGATACTACTTTGATGTATATATCGCTTTATACTCTcttgaaatatatatacatacttaTGATTCTTATATACGCACTCTAATAAGTGTTCAAATAACCGTACTAAATTTATAGCTTTTTTATACCACAACAACCGCTTTataatggtaatttttttttttttatactttttctttccccgctcgatgtttttttctgtttgcGCGTTATACACAATACTCGTAATTAAAATATTCAGTTTTCTTCGAAACATTGAGTTCTtctcttttcaattttgaaaaatcagtttTATAGAAATTCACTATTTTACGTTTTATGTGTTACAATGACGTGGTGgatattttccattatttcggcgaaatatttcgaagtTACACGAATTCATTCATTAGGTTTTACAAGTGATggcttttttccttcaatttgcATATTTTGATGTCTGTTAACAAATACAgtttttcgtgttatttttttcgatttatatatttttatctgtaatgataaaaatacaCTTTGTATTTCTTTGATTCCCTTTGCAAGATAAACGGTAGTGAATACTTCGAGATTGTTTTGACAGTTTtctgatttttgttttcaattcaaacatttttatgtTATGGGTCAAAATACATTGAGCATAATTCTTTTTTATGTGCCATAATTTATTGTCtgaattttgacattttaCAAAGgtttgttttgtatttttgtatttcttaCGTACTTTGGTGAAAATgtgcagttttttttccatgcctCACTCAACTATTCATgaatattttctaatattcATAAGAAATGTTTGTACATCTGaatatctcaatttttttttctcactactAGGAGCACAGTTTATTtgcaaattattgaataattgctTGGGacaattcattcattcattcatatGCGTCTCCATATTATAAGCATAGCTATATTTACCACAGAAAACTTTGTGAGAAACTATTCTGTTACATAGCCATTGTGTACATCTCTCCTCCCCGCCTCCTGTTGCACAGAAATGAGATAACATTGTGCAGGAATGCACTGTGCTTACTCTCGGAATAGTACTGCTATTTGAAGCTTTTTTCACACTGCACAAACAACAGTCTTAGAGCAAAAAGTTTGTTCAAGGATTTTTTCTAtagattttgcatttttgacTTCAtgagaatgataaaaatatgtgGGCTCTTAGTTTGTTGGCGTAGGCAAAACTTCAGATGGaaaacttttatcattcaCCGATTATTAGCTATTGTAGATAAGATATGAAAGTTTTTGCTGTCACAGATGCGAATATTCAGCGTTAAATGCTTCCTTTTCTTTTGTATTGTTTTCTACATATATCGCTTCCTGGTTTTCTATATTCCTCTGtggtttttcttttcaggCAAGAATAGCTTTTCTCCAAGGCGAAAGAAAAGCCCAGGAAAACCTGAAGAATGATCTCGTTAGACggataaaaatgttggaataTGCTCTCAAACAAGAGAGGTCAGTTTTCATTGAATGGTCAACAGATTGATCAATGAAATTCCTAAGATTTCTGGACACTAaagcttttttcttatttctcatCATTTTCAGAGCTAAGTATCATATTCTCAAGTATGGAACAGATCTTGTGATCGAAGGGGATGGCAAACCACCTTTGTACGAGGAGGGCTCCACTTGCGGAGGATCCGACGGAGGTGGAGGCGATGGCGAAGCTCCCTTCACGTCTGTCAGCAATATTAGTTGGCGACAGGGTCGTCAACTTCTCAGGCAGTAAGTTATCGAGGCGAACTTGTTTCCCAGTCACTCCAAAAAACGAATTGTGCAAGCATTTTTCCTTcactcattattattattgccaTTATCATTATTGAGATGATTtatctttgaaaattcaatcgctCACTGATATAATTGATTgatgtggaaaaatattgtcagatcgaaattcatttttaggTACATTTACGAAACGAATCAACATTTTCAGAAATacgttcattcatttttctttcaatatttttaggtACTTGCAAGAAATTGGCTACACCGATACAATCATAGACGTAAGATCGAACAGAGTGCGATCGCTTTTGGGTTTAAATAATAACACGGACTCAGATGACATGAACACACCAGCATTGAACGGAAATCAATCTTCGAACAAACGACCTGCCGAAAGTCAGAGTccacgagtgaaaaaaacagTGCGCCCCAAACCggtgaaatataaatttgtagATTGTTATTTGAGATTTTGTCAAAGCCGacgaaatgaatatttttaatagattttgtagatgattttttaatatttatgcattaaaataatctttataatacttaatattatttttttcattcatttttcagtgTCAGCCAAACCCGCTCACACAAAAGATGATGCTTGACACAGAAGCATCGGTAATGGCAAATTTTGAGTTCCTTGCTCACACGGATATCGATATGGAAGAGGAAGAACCAGAAATGGATGAGATTTATGACACAAACGCCGAGCAAGAACAAAATAAAGTACGTACAAATATCCCGGAGTGAATATATTTTAATGTTTGAATGAGTTTTCATCCTAACAATCGttttaaatttttcgttgttcaaatgcacttttgtgtgaagaGACTGGTATAAAATTTGAGTCCAAaattcatagtttttcattATTGCCACAACTTTATTCGACCAACAGTTTTGagatttaattttaatttttctctcttcatcaCAGTCCTCTATTATGCTTGGCGAAGACGTTGATGCGGAAGCAGAAGAAGTTTTGAACGAGTTGAATCTTCTCGGAGAGACAGAGGAATCAATGCCCGTCAAATGGAGTTCGTAACGAGTTTATTTATCTTCTACGAATTTTTACCTTAGTTTGACACAATTTTGATATTCGACGGAAGTTTTTGCAGAATTTTGCTTCTGCTGCCACTTCAAAATGTTCATTTATCGATGATAATAATAGCATCAATATGACGTTCGCACACgaattcgttcaattttttatgcatGTGCGAATTCTTGAAATTCTTATAGATCATACAATTACGATTTGACTAATTATTAATCGTAAGCGGCCATTTCAGTAGGTGCGGTATGCAGGCTGTCGACCGCGCCACGGCGCTCCTGCGAGGAGGGTGATTCTACCCTGGGATTAGGCGAATTAGCGCAACTAACGGTTAATAACGATGCCGAAGTAGCCTACGACGTGAGTCCcaaacgaaaattatttttgtcaacAGAAACAaagcacagaaaaatttgaaaaaaaaaggaaaaacaattttggtTGGTTTTTTCATAAGACGAATAAAATatgtaaatttttctttttcgcttCTGAGATATATCTGACAGTTGGATCGCATAAATTGGATAATTTTGAAGGATATTTTATAATCGAAATTTCTCTCGAAATCCAGATGGCTGCAACTACAAAGGAAACTTTTCGTAAAACATGGAATGCTAAGTACACGCTTCGCTCACATTTCGACAGTGTTCGAGCCCTCGTCTTCCATCCGACCGATCCGGTTCTAATCACTGCGAGCGATGATCACACCCTCAAACTGTGGAATCTTCAGAAAACTGTACCAGCTAAAAAGTACGTATTTCTTTTGCTTTATTGTCattaaaaatcgaatgatAAATCAACCGTGTTAAAAGTTTtcgtaattgatttttttctcattaaagCTTGCGCAGCAATTCCATAATTCGGACAAAAGTTAATACTTTTATTGAGTTCCTAAAACTGATTTTTCCTTCCTATGCGCATCAAACTCATAAAAAGTTGTACGAAAAATGATCCTGGAGTTTC includes the following:
- the bsf gene encoding leucine-rich PPR motif-containing protein, mitochondrial, translated to MTTILRSSRYIRCLNVFTRRIISHDSSAIANKKRFELQLAQCAHSYLTKSYATKPAIQQQGNAQSFDHIFQELDNKIQRYGRIFSIEVEEVLSKIQEIGYISSLDALLLIRCCGNLVCDTPQGERTKLANKIWGTLETLKVPLDVQHYNAMLRVYLDNDHEFSPTAFLATMNKNGVEPNKLTYRRLILYHCNRGKIDGATEILESMNQKGIPLDEAIFGALITGHSEAGDLESAKNVVNVMKEAGIEPSSTTYKSLIKAYGKRGDMAAIKQTLDECGKRNMFFTDNDYFELIQTLVKNEHTGKVEEILALMPKGPNYNVDAVQAILKILDMENVETALQILKTFKKIKRVEKDMSVDYESGSFLIRKLVNAKFPPEVVIEACETMQRDGSNTQAFSIALQRSLAINDVDMSIALMEGWKRNGGETRQHYFWPMLAYYGGVNNYEGILDIVKIMSNKFNITPNVETVRDFILPFTLGKWDDILSSLQEYNIPYEVLVTGIALRMLYDGKPRKTAGFMLAYTAKYDPQKFYRILAESIIETSDGQAFAVILRILTESENKNSTPIDVVNCAVDTLLTLLPKEKYDVIQKVVDNMIKVGLSMSPEIGQKLREYCDAKSDSEMDAKIDKLTSGTLTPTPLADLTELASRADFNSVHNLSERQSTFVVKRRELREVLEKHDVEGLKKVTEQLEACNFSFTPALYAQISDVFCSAGDLEMTEKWRNKSKDANADIVFDIQKVTDFAALLIKSGRLDDAITSVRDSARTTLPQNFSPGLKRMIKRVLDAMAETGEVEKTNELFKAFLEGNFIEIDNFVLGSLVKVHLNRNDYAGAMKVFEHACTKYRCTPLKNELSKVFINAEDADSLQKLTDLSTLIHGENNSLIDLVLSFVECGRFRQARKILETPGLQLRDRKLKTIVDRYVMEDKASIFEQFFDLTKGLPFIDRQELYEILMAAFDRKNMWQKGLNLWMTMQEEDVQPSRQFLKSLRMLLVRNQQPVPFAYDSSVMAEHLDIDSTDDGFKELYKNIEENDLKKARASLKYIASDHPEYSRAVSVLMMAYISKENNVDAALALAEELILIHRRAPISRALKATWRALLDSGKTDKLRSHGKIIPMTTLKNLHFGRYLAQADLQDYGLEKFLQNLEEKIANATGPIIETVKDSIPFACLMDTLKKHPEFVDKFVKIAENLYEKQFYSPINIVWCHYFEQNKPEADEIFNKYLADADHIVFAHLVNISRRENNVDLAERLYNKFKDSKVINDKSKFFLVNTIVELYLTNGRVEEALKIYENMTQSVRDAWARTFPIDHRRFLDIVRSSGKSLPSDSDRSS
- the Cka gene encoding striatin-3 isoform X2; translation: MKVPSQCCGSIMEDNSSSQSQNHNGPLSGGANVTVTNNKQQNSDNVSSEGAKDQGPQYSMPGILHFIQHEWARFELDRSQWELDRAEFQARIAFLQGERKAQENLKNDLVRRIKMLEYALKQERAKYHILKYGTDLVIEGDGKPPLYEEGSTCGGSDGGGGDGEAPFTSVSNISWRQGRQLLRQYLQEIGYTDTIIDVRSNRVRSLLGLNNNTDSDDMNTPALNGNQSSNKRPAESQSPRVKKTVRPKPCQPNPLTQKMMLDTEASVMANFEFLAHTDIDMEEEEPEMDEIYDTNAEQEQNKSSIMLGEDVDAEAEEVLNELNLLGETEESMPVKWSAVCRLSTAPRRSCEEGDSTLGLGELAQLTVNNDAEVAYDMAATTKETFRKTWNAKYTLRSHFDSVRALVFHPTDPVLITASDDHTLKLWNLQKTVPAKKSASLDVEPLYTFRSHTGPVLCLAMCSTGNRCYSGGLDGNIHCWTLPSANIDPYDSYEPSVLSQKLTLHTDAVWGLSMYHPRSQLLSVSADGTVKLWSPQSKVPLLNTYTSEQDGIPTSVDFVRDEPHKLVVAYESACLVFDAETAAVVARLDGNGTKGVNRVVAHPTVPLVVAAHEDRHIRFYDHRSATLAHAMVAHLDAVTSLAVDPHGLFLLSGSHDCSIRLWNMDNKTCVQEITAHRKKFDESILDVAFHPAKPFIASAGSDALAKVFV
- the Cka gene encoding striatin-3 isoform X1, which produces MKVPSQCCGSIMEDNSSSQSQNHNGPLSGGANVTVTNNKQQNSDNVSSEGAKDQGPQYSMPGILHFIQHEWARFELDRSQWELDRAEFQARIAFLQGERKAQENLKNDLVRRIKMLEYALKQERAKYHILKYGTDLVIEGDGKPPLYEEGSTCGGSDGGGGDGEAPFTSVSNISWRQGRQLLRQYLQEIGYTDTIIDVRSNRVRSLLGLNNNTDSDDMNTPALNGNQSSNKRPAESQSPRVKKTVRPKPCQPNPLTQKMMLDTEASVMANFEFLAHTDIDMEEEEPEMDEIYDTNAEQEQNKSSIMLGEDVDAEAEEVLNELNLLGETEESMPVKWIGAVCRLSTAPRRSCEEGDSTLGLGELAQLTVNNDAEVAYDMAATTKETFRKTWNAKYTLRSHFDSVRALVFHPTDPVLITASDDHTLKLWNLQKTVPAKKSASLDVEPLYTFRSHTGPVLCLAMCSTGNRCYSGGLDGNIHCWTLPSANIDPYDSYEPSVLSQKLTLHTDAVWGLSMYHPRSQLLSVSADGTVKLWSPQSKVPLLNTYTSEQDGIPTSVDFVRDEPHKLVVAYESACLVFDAETAAVVARLDGNGTKGVNRVVAHPTVPLVVAAHEDRHIRFYDHRSATLAHAMVAHLDAVTSLAVDPHGLFLLSGSHDCSIRLWNMDNKTCVQEITAHRKKFDESILDVAFHPAKPFIASAGSDALAKVFV
- the Cka gene encoding striatin-3 isoform X3, with translation MKVPSQCCGSIMEDNSSSQSQNHNGPLSGGANVTVTNNKQQNSDNVSSEGAKDQGPQYSMPGILHFIQHEWARFELDRSQWELDRAEFQARIAFLQGERKAQENLKNDLVRRIKMLEYALKQERAKYHILKYGTDLVIEGDGKPPLYEEGSTCGGSDGGGGDGEAPFTSVSNISWRQGRQLLRQYLQEIGYTDTIIDVRSNRVRSLLGLNNNTDSDDMNTPALNGNQSSNKRPAESQSPRVKKTCQPNPLTQKMMLDTEASVMANFEFLAHTDIDMEEEEPEMDEIYDTNAEQEQNKSSIMLGEDVDAEAEEVLNELNLLGETEESMPVKWIGAVCRLSTAPRRSCEEGDSTLGLGELAQLTVNNDAEVAYDMAATTKETFRKTWNAKYTLRSHFDSVRALVFHPTDPVLITASDDHTLKLWNLQKTVPAKKSASLDVEPLYTFRSHTGPVLCLAMCSTGNRCYSGGLDGNIHCWTLPSANIDPYDSYEPSVLSQKLTLHTDAVWGLSMYHPRSQLLSVSADGTVKLWSPQSKVPLLNTYTSEQDGIPTSVDFVRDEPHKLVVAYESACLVFDAETAAVVARLDGNGTKGVNRVVAHPTVPLVVAAHEDRHIRFYDHRSATLAHAMVAHLDAVTSLAVDPHGLFLLSGSHDCSIRLWNMDNKTCVQEITAHRKKFDESILDVAFHPAKPFIASAGSDALAKVFV